Proteins encoded within one genomic window of Kibdelosporangium phytohabitans:
- a CDS encoding response regulator: protein MIKVLVVDDDFMVAKVHSGYVTRTPGFEVVGVAHTGADALRAARQLRPDLVLLDIYLPDMDGLTVLQELRSSQGDTDVIVISAANDVDTVRRAMRGGVLHYLIKPFSYSALFDQLRHFATLHEKLDRLAVAGQADVDQVFGARPRGASTLPKGLTDQTAELVSRVLRQHAEGLSASECAQLTELSRVSARRYLEHFTESGKAEVTLRYGGTGRPERRYRWI from the coding sequence ATGATCAAGGTGCTCGTCGTCGACGACGACTTCATGGTCGCCAAAGTCCACAGTGGATATGTCACGCGCACCCCCGGATTCGAGGTCGTCGGCGTCGCGCACACGGGCGCGGACGCGTTGCGCGCGGCCCGGCAACTGCGGCCGGACCTCGTGCTGCTGGACATCTACCTGCCCGACATGGACGGACTCACTGTGCTGCAAGAGCTCCGCTCCAGCCAAGGCGACACAGACGTCATCGTGATCAGCGCAGCCAACGACGTGGACACCGTTCGGCGCGCGATGCGCGGCGGCGTCCTGCACTACCTGATCAAACCATTCTCCTACTCGGCACTGTTCGACCAACTGCGGCACTTCGCCACCCTGCACGAGAAACTCGACCGCCTCGCAGTGGCCGGACAGGCCGACGTGGACCAGGTGTTCGGCGCACGGCCGCGCGGCGCGTCCACGCTGCCGAAAGGCCTCACCGACCAGACCGCCGAACTCGTCTCCCGCGTGCTGCGGCAACACGCTGAAGGGCTGTCCGCCTCGGAATGCGCGCAGCTGACGGAGTTGTCCCGGGTGTCCGCGCGCCGCTACCTCGAACACTTCACCGAGTCAGGCAAGGCCGAGGTGACCTTGCGCTACGGCGGAACCGGGCGACCCGAACGCCGATACCGCTGGATCTAG